The genomic stretch TCCGCGACTTGGCCACGACGACTGCGCCCACCATGGCCACCAGCAGCAGCAAGCTCACAGCTTCGAAGGGGAACAGCCACTGGGTGAAGATGACCTGACCCATGGTGGCGATGGTGCCGAAGGAGGCCTGGGCTCCCGTGCTCAGCGTGGCCGGCTCGGCGGGCAGCTTCAGGAGGATGATGGCCAGGACCGCGAACAGGCCCACCGTCGCAGCGCCGCCCGCGACGCGGGCCACCGTGGGCTTGCCGCGCGTGGGCGACTCTCCCAGGTTGAGCAGCATGATGACGAACAGGAAGAGCACCATGATGGCGCCCGCGTACACGAGCACCTGCATGACGGCCACCGTGTGCGCCCACAGCAGCACGTAGATGCCGGCCATGAAGAAGAACGTGGACACCAGCGCCATGGCCGAATTGATGGGGCTGCGCGCGAAGATGACCGTTCCAGCCGACAGCAGCGTCAGGAGCGCGAACGCCCCGAAGAGGATGAGCTCGATGTTCAAGACCAGTCTCCGAACGAACCCCAGGGCTTGTCGCCGAACGGGCAGCGGTGCTCACGGATGTGGGCCTCGAACTCGTCCCGGAACCGCATGAGGAACGAGTGCGTGGGCAGCGCCGCCGCGTCGCCGAGCGCGCAGATGGTGTTGCCCAGGCCGATGGGCGGGTAGGGGGCGATCGACGACGCGACGTTGGACAGCATGTCGATGTCGCCCGGCTCGCCGCGGCCCTCTTCGATCTTGCGCAAGAGGCGCGTCTGCCAGGGCGTGCCTTCACGGCACGGCGTGCACTGGCCGCACGACTCTTCCGCGTAGAAGCGGGCCACGCGCCACAGGCTGCGCACCATGCAGGTGGCGTCGTCCATGACGATGACGCCGCCGGAGCCCGCCATGGTCTGCTTCACCTTGAGGGCCTCGAACTCCATGGCCACGTCCAGTTCGTCCGCGCCCAGCACCGGCGCCGAGGAACCGCCCGGAATCACGGCCTTAACCTTGCGGCCGGCGGGCATGCCCCGGCCGTACTTGTCGTCGTAGATGAGCTCGGCGAGGGTCGTGAACATCGACACCTCGTAGACGCCCGGCCGGTTCACCGTGCCGGAGAGGCAGACGAGCCGCGTGCCGCCCGACTTGTCGGTGCCCAGCTTCGCGTAGGCGTCCGCGCCCTGCTGGAAGATGGCGGGCACGCTGGCCAGCGTCTCCACGTTGTTCACCACCGTGGGGCAACCGAAGAGGCCCACCACCGCGGGGAAGGGAGGCTTCAGGCGGGGCCAGCCCTTCTTGCCTTCCAGGCTCTCCAGCAGCGCCGTCTCCTCGCCGCAGATGTACGCGCCCGCGCCGCGGACCAGGTAGCAGTTCAGCTCGTAGTCCTTGCCCAGGACCTTCTTGCCGAAGATGCCCGCCTTGTAGGCCTCGTCGATGGCCGCCTGCGTGCGCTCCGCCGGGAACTTGAACTCGCCGCGCAGGTACACGTAGCAGGTGTGCACGCCCAGCGCGTAGGACGCGATGGCGATGCCCTCCAGCATCATGTGCGGGTCGTCTTCCAGGATGTAGCGGTCCTTGAAGGTGCCCGGCTCGGACTCGTCGCCGTTGACCGCCAGGTACTTGGGCTTGGGGCTGTCCTTGGGGACGAAGCTCCACTTGAGGCCCGTGGGGAAGCCGGCGCCGCCGCGACCGCGGAGGTTCGACTTCTTCACCTCGTCGATGATGGCGGCGGGCTCCATCTGGAGCGCCTTCTTCAGCGCCTCGTAGCCCCCCCGCTTGCGGTAGCTGTCCAGGGTCCAGGACTGAGGCTTACCCCAGGCCGCCGAGATGATCGGTTCGATCGTCTTTGCCGTAGAGGCCATGTCGATGACGTCCTAAGCCTAAGAAACAGGGTGGGGGAGGTTCAGCTCAACTTGGCGAGGATGGCATCCAGCTTCGCCTGGGTCAGGCTCTCGTGGTGATCCTCGTTGATCTGCAGGCAGGGCGCAGTACCGCACGAGGCCAAGCACTCGGTCTCTCGCAAGGTGAACTTCTCGTTGGCTTCACCTGCCTTGAGGCCCAGTTTCTCCTCCAGGTAGGCGAGCATCTTCTCCGCGCCCCACAGTGAGCAGGACAGGTTCGTGCAGACGTCGATGACGTACTTGCCCGGCTTCTTGAGGTGGTACATCACGTAGAAGCTGGCCACTTCCATGGCCCGCTCGGGAGTGACCTCCAGATGCTTCGCCACCAGCCGCAACCCTTCCGGGGGCAGCCATCCCTTGATTTCCTGGAGCAGGCGCAGCGCTGGGAGCATGCCCGCGCTTTTCCGATCCAGAGGGTAGTGGGAGATGATCTCCGCGATTCCCGCGTCGAACTTCTTCTGCTCTTCAGAGGTGAACAGGGGCTCCGCCATGGCGGGCCGGTACGTATTGCCCCAATGGCTACGTTGTCAACATAAACCCTCGAAGCTACACTGGGTTGCCATCAGCAAATTACCGAGCGATTTCAAGCCCTTGTTATGAACCCGGGTCCAGAGGACAAGCGCCAGCACCCCCGCGTCCCGGCTGTGCTGAGAGTGGACTACACGGACGGGCGCCAGGCCCGCGACGTGACGGAGAACCTGTCCCACGAGGGCCTGTTCGTCCAGACGGACCAGGCCTTCGTCATGGGGGACGAGGTCCGGCTCGCACTTTCTTTCCCGGGCCTTCTGGATCCGGTAGAAGTCAGCGGAACCGTGGCCTGGATGCGGCCAGCGGGCCCCGATCAGCCCGCGGGCGTCGGCGTTCGCGTGGAGCGCGAGCAGGACCGGCGGAAACTGGGTGACATCTTGAGTGCGGCAGGAGCAGACAGCCACGCGTCCCACGCAGAGCACGAGGGGTATCGTGTGCTCATCGTCGAGGACAACCCGCACATCATCGAGATGTACAGCTACGTGCTGAAGAAGCTGGCCAGCGGCGAGCTGCACGGAAAGGTCCCCCTGGAGGTCCACTTCGCGCCGGATGGGCACCACGCGCTGCTGATGCTGCGCGAGGACCGCTTCAACCTGGTGATGACGGACCTCTACATGCCGGTGATGGACGGCTTCGCCCTGGTGGAGCGCATGCGGGAGGAAGAAGCGCTGCGCACCATCCCCATCATCGCCATCTCCGCCGGCGGCAAGGAGGCGCAGGACCGCGCCATGCAGCTGGGCGTGGACATCTACCTGCGCAAGCCGGTGCGTTTCGTGGAAGTCCTGGAGACAGTGAAGCAGCTCTTGCGCATCAAGTAGGGGCGCGTTTTACCGCCAGTCATCCGTTGAGCCACGGCGTGGGGACGGCATAGAGTCCCATCCCCATGCAGAAGCCCGCCCTCAATCGCGACACCGTCAGTGGCGAGGCGCTGTTCATCCTCCGGAACCTGAGGGAGAACGGCCGTCTTGGACGCTCGAACAAGCTGGCAGACGTGAAGGCCGCACTCGAGCCGTCCGTGTCGCTCGAGTTCGACAACTACTTCTTCTTCCTGCGCAAGTTCCACTATATCGCCATGGACCGCGAGGCCCAGCTCAAGCTCACCGAGCAGGGTGAGCAGGTGGCGGGTGGGGAGCTGAACGAGCGCTTCTCCCTGGAGGTCGGTGAGTTCTTCGCCGAGCAGCTGGCCGCCGCCGCGGACGCGCCCCTGGAGGGCGCCGGTGGGGACGAGCCGCTGATGGTCCCTCCGCCCCCGCCGGAGCTGCTGCTGGACGAGGCCGAGGTCGACGGCGCGACGCCCCTGCCCTCCGGCCCGCCCGCGCCGCCGCCGCCCATGCCGCCGGTGCGCAGCTCGCGCTCGGCCATGCCCGCGTTGGATTTGGGCACGCCGTCCGCGGCCATCCCCATGCCGCCGCCGACGGCCGCCGAGCCCCGCCGCGAGGCCACCGTCATCGTCCAGGGGCCCTTCACCGCGTCGAACACCCACGCGCCATCCCCCACCCCTCCCGCGCCTGTCGCCGCCCCCATGTCTCCTCCCCCCACTTCCACCGCCGCCGCAGCAGCGCCCGCCGCTCCCGCTCCGAAGGGCGCCGAGCTGGACCTGCGCTACCAGAAGTTCGACCCCATCGGCACCGGGCCGCTGGGCACCGTCTTCAAGGGGCGCGTCACCGCGCTGGGCCTGGACATCTGCCTCAAGGAGCTGAAGGACATCTTCGGCTACTTCTCCTTCCTGCAGCGGGGCGAGGTGCTCAAGCGCCTGAAGAAGGAGCTGTGCGCCCAGGCGCAGGTGCGCCACCCGGGCGTGGTCCAGGTGGTGGACCAGAACGTGGACGCCGCCCGGCCGTACTTCGTGCTGGAGCTGATGCAGGGCAGCCTGCGTGAGCGGCTGGACGCAGGTGGCGGCAACGGCGTGCCGGTGCCCTTCGCGCTGCGCGCCTTCCTGCAGATGGCCTACGGCCTGCGGGCCGCGCACGCCGCGGGCCTCACGCACCACAACATCAAGCCGGAGAACGTGCTCTTCGACACGTACGGCAACGCGAAGCTGGCCGACTTCGGCCTGGGCCGCGTGGTGGAGGTGGACGCCACCAAGGGCATGCCCCAGGTCTTCGTCGGCACGGGCGGCATGGCCTATATGGCGCCGGAGTTGATGAACCGGGGCGGCAAGGAGCCGGGCGCCTCCGCGGACGTCTACGCACTGGGCATCCTGCTCTACGAGATGCTCACCGGGCAGATTCCGGGCCGCCGCTCGCCGCTGCCCTCCGAGGTCAACCCGGAGGCCCCCAGCGGTCTGGACCAGCTCTTCGACAAGGCCACCCAGGACAAGCGCGAGCAGCGCTACCCGGACGTGGACGCCATGCTGGAGGACTTCTACAAGGCGTTCCCGGACAAGGAGTTCCTCGCCAAGGGCGACCTCGTCATCTCCTCGGACACGCCGAAGGAGTGACGGACGAGCGGCCGGGCCCCGGCGCACTCGGGGCTCGCCGCGCACGTTGGGGGCTGCCACACTCCGTGGCGCCATGACTTCGCCCCCGTCCGAAAGCGTGCTCATCACCGTCACCGGGAAGGACCATCCCGGAATCGTCTCGCGCCTCACCGGCCTGCTGGCGGAAGCTGGCGCCGAGCTGCTCGACGTGGAGCAGGTGGTGGTGCAGGGGCGCCTCACGCTCTGCCTGCTGGTGCGTCTGTCCCCGGCGAGCGGCACCCTGGAGACGCTGCTGTCCGCCGCGAAGACGCTGGGTGTGACGCTGGACTTCCAAGCGGTGGAGGCACCTGCCGCGCCCGCCGCGTCCGCGCGCCACGTCGTCACCGCCGTGGGCCGCGCGCTGGGTGCGAGGGAGCTCCATGCGCTGACGCAGGTGCTCGCGGGGCACGGCGCCAACGTGGAGCGAATCACGCGCCTCAGCGAGCCGCACCTGGGCTCGGTAGACATCCACATCAGCCTGCCGCCGGGCCAGCCTCCCGACGCGCTCAAGCATGCGCTGCTGGAGCTGTCCATGCAGTCGGGCGGGTTCGACGTGGCGCTGCAGCGCGAGAGCCTGTTCCGGCGCGGCAAGCGGATGGTCGTCATGGACATGGACTCCACGCTCATCCGCATCGAGGTCATCGACGAGCTGGCGCGCGCGCATGGCGTGGGTGAGCAGGTGTCGCGCATCACCGAGCGCGCCATGCACGGCGAGATGGACTACGACGAGTCGCTGCGTCAGCGCGTGGCGTTGCTTCAGGGCCTGGACGCGTCCGTGGTCCATCAGCTCGCGGCGAACCTGCCGCTGACGGAGGGCGCGGAGACGCTGGTGCGCGTGCTCAAGCGGCTGGGCTACCGCACCGCAGTCATCAGCGGCGGCTTCTCCGTGGCGGCCGAGGCGCTGAAGGCGCGGCTGGGCATCGACTTCGCGTACTCCAACGAGTTGGAGATTCAGGACGGGAAGCTCACCGGCCGCACCGTGGGCCGCATCGTCAACGCGCAGCGCAAGGCGGAGCTGTTGGAGTCGCTGGCGCAGGCGGAGGGCATCCTGCTGGACCAGGTGGTCGCCGTGGGAGACGGCGCCAACGACTTGCTGATGCTGGAGCGCGCCGGACTGGGCATCGCCTTCCGGGCGAAGCCCAGGCTGCGCGCCGCGGCCGACACGTCCATCTCCGCGGGCGGCCTGGACAGCATCCTCTACCTGCTGGGGCTCACCGGCCGCGAACTGCTGGAAGTGGGCTGAGGCGTCGGCGGAGGGCGCGCCCTACAGCCGCATCCGCGCCGCCAGTTCGCGCTGCTGGAGCTGGTTCTTCTCCAGCAGCAGCTCGAGCAGCGCGCGCAGAATCTTGGAGCTCTTCTCCTGGTTCTGCTGCACCGTCTGCAGCCGCTTGAGGTCCTCGTCCGTCCACTCGTTGACGGGCGTGCCACCCGCCAGAATCTCGTCGAGGATGTCCGCTGCGCTCGAGCCAGCGCCTGGCGCGGGGGCGCGCTCCGGTGCGCGAGGCGCGGGCGGAGGCGCCGCGGCGGGAGCGGGCGGGGTGATGTCGGCGATGCGCTTCACCACCGTGTTGCCGCTCATGTCGACGACCTTGAACTCGTCCTCGTCCTCCGGCGCGTCCGAGCTGCTCGGGCGCTTGTTGCCGCCGAAGCGCGTGCTGACGACGGGCTCCTGGCCGCGGTAGTGGCGGAGGATGGCGTGCTCGATTTCACGCTCGCCCGCCACCATGACGACCACGCGGGCGCGGCTCTTCGCCGCCACCTGGTCCAGCGTGCTGAGGTCCGTGGGGTCCGCCATGGCCAGCACCAGCGTCTTGCCGTTGTCCTTGAGCGACACCGGGAAGACGGCCTTCTGCTCGGCGAGGCTCACGTCCACGCGCGAAAGCGCGCCCGCGTCGCGCGTGACGTTGCCCAACTGGATGCGCTGCATTCCCAGGCCCTGGCAGATGGCCTCGGTGATGACGTCATCGGTGGCCAGACCCAGGTCCGCGATGATGCGCGACAGACGTCCGCCCCACTGGTCATGGGTGGCCAGTGCGCTGCGCAGCTGCAAGTCGTCGATGACGCGTGCCTTGACGAGGATGTCGCCAATGCGATTCCGGGAAGGAGAGGCCATGGCTCGGCATTCTACCGTCTAGATGCGCGGACGCTGAGTCCGCGATGAGGAGGCCCAGCCATGCAGCCCTTCGCGGAAGCCGCCGCCGAGCTTTGCCCCTACTGCGGTGAGGAAGTGGAGGTCGCAGTGGACCCCATTGGTGTGGCCTCGGAGACGTACATCGAGGACTGCCCGGTGTGCTGCCGTCCCTGGACGGTGCAGGTGTCCCGCGACGAGGAGAGCTTCGCCGTGCACCTGGGCCGCGACGACGACTGAGGCGGCCTGGAGGGCAGGCAGGCGGGCGTGAAACGCAGCGCCGGCGAAGGCGCCGGGGCGTTGCTTGACACGTTCCGAAGCATGGTTCTCTTGAGTTTTGTGAGGCGGCGCTGGAGCCCCGGTGGGGGGCACCGCGGCGACCGCGAACCAGAACAACCCAGGCTCATTCATGCCGTGCGTCCGCGAGGACGTCACGAACAGGAGACGACCATGCAGACTCGCAATCCGTTCAACTCCGCCGTCGTGGTGAACCCGCTGATGCGTGACGTCGATGCGCTCTTCCGCGAGCTGACGCAGCCCGTGTGGCGTCAGGCTCCGCGTGAGCGGACGCTGGCCGCGGACATCACCGAATCCGAGAGCGGCCTCACCCTCCAGCTGGACATGCCCGGGCTGGACGCGAAGGCCATCCAGGTGACGGTGGAGAAGGACATCCTCACCGTGCAGGCCGAGCGCAAGGCCGAGCCGCGCGCGGAGGGCGTCAACGTGCGCCGCCAGGAACGCGCCTTCGGGACACTCGCCCGCTCCTTCGCGCTGCCTGACACGGTGGACGCAAGCCGGGTGGAGGCTCGCTACGAGCAAGGCGTGCTGACGCTGACGCTGCCTCGGCGCGAGGAGTCCAAGCCCCGCGTCATCGAAGTCAAGGTCCAGGGCTGAAGCCGCGGGCGCACACCGCGGGCCAGGGAGGTCACCTGCCTCCCACTGAAATCCCTGCCCAGGGCTTCCGCGAGCAAGGCGGAAGCCCTGCCTGTCCTACCGCTTGGCGCTGAGCGCCAGCGGAACGCGGAACAGCTCCAGCACCTGCTGCACGTCCAGCGGCTTGGCCATGCACGCCAGCGCGCCGGCCTGCTTGGACTGCTCCACGACCTCGGGCGTATGCGCGGACGTCATGGTGATGAGCCGCACGCCCTCCATCTGCTTGCGCGCGCGGATGCGGCGGCAGACTTCCAGGCCGTCGATGTCCGGCATGTTGAGGTCGATGATCATGCCGTGCGGCTTCTGCTCGGACACGAGCAGCAGTGCTTCCACGCCGCTCGTCGTCGTCTGCAGCTCCACCTGGGCCGCGAACGGCTTGAACGCGCGCTTGATGGCGTCCAGCACCGGACGCTCGTCATCCACCGCGAGCAGGCGCACCGTGCCGCTGCCGAGCTCCTCGGGAACCGGCATCTGGTGGGTGATGAGGAACGTGCGCAGGTCCGCCGACCGCACGCGGCGGTGGCCACCCGGCGTCCTGAACGCCATCAGGATGCCACGGTCAATCCACTTGCTCACCGTGGACGGATCCACCTGAAGCAAACGACTGATGTCGTGCGTCGTGTAGAGCTGGTCCGTCATCGCCGTACTCCCCTCTTGCTGCATGATTCCGCTGCCCATGGAACTATTCACCTACCTTGAACACGGGTTTTCTTCAACCTCACTGAGTACCGCGCCTATCAGTCCCTCTCATCAGACCCACTGCGTCGTCCCAGCGGCCACTGGCCCTGAGACACAGCTCCACGAGTTCACGAGCGGCCCCTCGGCCGCCAGGACTCTGGGTAACGAAGTGTGCCTCGCGGCGCACTTCGGGGACCGCATCCGCAGGACAAGCGGAAAGAGCCACCATTGAAAGTGGACCCAGGTCGTTGTGGTCGTCACCCATGTAGGCGCAGGCGTCCAGGGGCACGTCCAGCTGGGTGACCAGCTCTTTGAGCGCGGCCGACTTGTCACGGCGGCCTTGGAACACGGCCGCGAGGCCCAGCTCCCGCCCGCGCTTCTCCACGATGCCGGAGGTGCGGGCGGTGAGGATGGCGGCGGGCAACCCGGACAGCCGGGCCATGACGAGCGCATGGCCATCCTTGACGTCGAAGCGCTTCATCAGCTCGCCGTCCTGGCCGTAGTAGAGGCCGCCGTCGGTGAGCACCCCGTCTACGTCGAAGACGAGCAGCCGCACGCGCGCAGCGCGGGACGTCAGCTCTTCCGTTCCCGGTCTGGAAGGGGCGTCCGTCAACATGGCTTGCTCGACTCCCTTGTTTGCTGACGCATCAACCCGGCTCGTGTCCCAACACCCGGCGGATGCTCAGCACGTTTCGTACCACGTCTTCAAACATCTGTGGATTCAGCGAACAGGGACCGTCACACAGGGCACGATCCGGATCTTCGTGGACTTCCGTGAACAACGCGTCAATCCCGGCGGCCGCGGCGGAGCGGGCCAGCAATGAGACGAAGCGCCGTTCGCCCGCCGTCTCACCGTTTCCGGCGCTGGGGAGCTGGACGGAGTGGGTGGCGTCGAAGCACACGGCGAGGCCGGCGTCGCGCATCTGCGCGAAGCCGCGCATGTCCACCACC from Myxococcus xanthus encodes the following:
- a CDS encoding NADH-quinone oxidoreductase subunit J, coding for MNIELILFGAFALLTLLSAGTVIFARSPINSAMALVSTFFFMAGIYVLLWAHTVAVMQVLVYAGAIMVLFLFVIMLLNLGESPTRGKPTVARVAGGAATVGLFAVLAIILLKLPAEPATLSTGAQASFGTIATMGQVIFTQWLFPFEAVSLLLLVAMVGAVVVAKSRI
- the nuoF gene encoding NADH-quinone oxidoreductase subunit NuoF; the protein is MASTAKTIEPIISAAWGKPQSWTLDSYRKRGGYEALKKALQMEPAAIIDEVKKSNLRGRGGAGFPTGLKWSFVPKDSPKPKYLAVNGDESEPGTFKDRYILEDDPHMMLEGIAIASYALGVHTCYVYLRGEFKFPAERTQAAIDEAYKAGIFGKKVLGKDYELNCYLVRGAGAYICGEETALLESLEGKKGWPRLKPPFPAVVGLFGCPTVVNNVETLASVPAIFQQGADAYAKLGTDKSGGTRLVCLSGTVNRPGVYEVSMFTTLAELIYDDKYGRGMPAGRKVKAVIPGGSSAPVLGADELDVAMEFEALKVKQTMAGSGGVIVMDDATCMVRSLWRVARFYAEESCGQCTPCREGTPWQTRLLRKIEEGRGEPGDIDMLSNVASSIAPYPPIGLGNTICALGDAAALPTHSFLMRFRDEFEAHIREHRCPFGDKPWGSFGDWS
- the nuoE gene encoding complex I 24 kDa subunit family protein — translated: MAEPLFTSEEQKKFDAGIAEIISHYPLDRKSAGMLPALRLLQEIKGWLPPEGLRLVAKHLEVTPERAMEVASFYVMYHLKKPGKYVIDVCTNLSCSLWGAEKMLAYLEEKLGLKAGEANEKFTLRETECLASCGTAPCLQINEDHHESLTQAKLDAILAKLS
- a CDS encoding TIGR02266 family protein, producing MNPGPEDKRQHPRVPAVLRVDYTDGRQARDVTENLSHEGLFVQTDQAFVMGDEVRLALSFPGLLDPVEVSGTVAWMRPAGPDQPAGVGVRVEREQDRRKLGDILSAAGADSHASHAEHEGYRVLIVEDNPHIIEMYSYVLKKLASGELHGKVPLEVHFAPDGHHALLMLREDRFNLVMTDLYMPVMDGFALVERMREEEALRTIPIIAISAGGKEAQDRAMQLGVDIYLRKPVRFVEVLETVKQLLRIK
- a CDS encoding serine/threonine-protein kinase translates to MQKPALNRDTVSGEALFILRNLRENGRLGRSNKLADVKAALEPSVSLEFDNYFFFLRKFHYIAMDREAQLKLTEQGEQVAGGELNERFSLEVGEFFAEQLAAAADAPLEGAGGDEPLMVPPPPPELLLDEAEVDGATPLPSGPPAPPPPMPPVRSSRSAMPALDLGTPSAAIPMPPPTAAEPRREATVIVQGPFTASNTHAPSPTPPAPVAAPMSPPPTSTAAAAAPAAPAPKGAELDLRYQKFDPIGTGPLGTVFKGRVTALGLDICLKELKDIFGYFSFLQRGEVLKRLKKELCAQAQVRHPGVVQVVDQNVDAARPYFVLELMQGSLRERLDAGGGNGVPVPFALRAFLQMAYGLRAAHAAGLTHHNIKPENVLFDTYGNAKLADFGLGRVVEVDATKGMPQVFVGTGGMAYMAPELMNRGGKEPGASADVYALGILLYEMLTGQIPGRRSPLPSEVNPEAPSGLDQLFDKATQDKREQRYPDVDAMLEDFYKAFPDKEFLAKGDLVISSDTPKE
- the serB gene encoding phosphoserine phosphatase SerB encodes the protein MTSPPSESVLITVTGKDHPGIVSRLTGLLAEAGAELLDVEQVVVQGRLTLCLLVRLSPASGTLETLLSAAKTLGVTLDFQAVEAPAAPAASARHVVTAVGRALGARELHALTQVLAGHGANVERITRLSEPHLGSVDIHISLPPGQPPDALKHALLELSMQSGGFDVALQRESLFRRGKRMVVMDMDSTLIRIEVIDELARAHGVGEQVSRITERAMHGEMDYDESLRQRVALLQGLDASVVHQLAANLPLTEGAETLVRVLKRLGYRTAVISGGFSVAAEALKARLGIDFAYSNELEIQDGKLTGRTVGRIVNAQRKAELLESLAQAEGILLDQVVAVGDGANDLLMLERAGLGIAFRAKPRLRAAADTSISAGGLDSILYLLGLTGRELLEVG
- a CDS encoding general secretion pathway protein GspE encodes the protein MASPSRNRIGDILVKARVIDDLQLRSALATHDQWGGRLSRIIADLGLATDDVITEAICQGLGMQRIQLGNVTRDAGALSRVDVSLAEQKAVFPVSLKDNGKTLVLAMADPTDLSTLDQVAAKSRARVVVMVAGEREIEHAILRHYRGQEPVVSTRFGGNKRPSSSDAPEDEDEFKVVDMSGNTVVKRIADITPPAPAAAPPPAPRAPERAPAPGAGSSAADILDEILAGGTPVNEWTDEDLKRLQTVQQNQEKSSKILRALLELLLEKNQLQQRELAARMRL
- a CDS encoding CPXCG motif-containing cysteine-rich protein is translated as MQPFAEAAAELCPYCGEEVEVAVDPIGVASETYIEDCPVCCRPWTVQVSRDEESFAVHLGRDDD
- a CDS encoding Hsp20/alpha crystallin family protein — encoded protein: MQTRNPFNSAVVVNPLMRDVDALFRELTQPVWRQAPRERTLAADITESESGLTLQLDMPGLDAKAIQVTVEKDILTVQAERKAEPRAEGVNVRRQERAFGTLARSFALPDTVDASRVEARYEQGVLTLTLPRREESKPRVIEVKVQG
- a CDS encoding response regulator, with the protein product MGSGIMQQEGSTAMTDQLYTTHDISRLLQVDPSTVSKWIDRGILMAFRTPGGHRRVRSADLRTFLITHQMPVPEELGSGTVRLLAVDDERPVLDAIKRAFKPFAAQVELQTTTSGVEALLLVSEQKPHGMIIDLNMPDIDGLEVCRRIRARKQMEGVRLITMTSAHTPEVVEQSKQAGALACMAKPLDVQQVLELFRVPLALSAKR
- a CDS encoding KdsC family phosphatase, with the translated sequence MLTDAPSRPGTEELTSRAARVRLLVFDVDGVLTDGGLYYGQDGELMKRFDVKDGHALVMARLSGLPAAILTARTSGIVEKRGRELGLAAVFQGRRDKSAALKELVTQLDVPLDACAYMGDDHNDLGPLSMVALSACPADAVPEVRREAHFVTQSPGGRGAARELVELCLRASGRWDDAVGLMRGTDRRGTQ